A window of the Janthinobacterium agaricidamnosum NBRC 102515 = DSM 9628 genome harbors these coding sequences:
- a CDS encoding CCXG family PEP-CTERM protein: protein MKRTTTLSLAFAMMGSAVLVSSAAQASTITIQTANSNAAAQNSAAAYRSVVDAALASPAGAATSKTVAIYDNIASQSLLGGSLSSIAFKSTVDFGVSAANAGLWTIRSGVDFSKGGAIFVDGVAYGYSSSDMYWAGAYNTPGQYFNIALNLAAGNHTLNIYGLEACCGGLQQAQFKAGSSASFTTFSNTDNLVSPVPEPGIYAMLLIGMGLLAFSARRETRGRSDKFAAQGVRA from the coding sequence ATGAAACGTACCACGACTTTATCGCTCGCCTTCGCCATGATGGGTTCCGCCGTGCTGGTGTCCAGTGCGGCACAAGCGAGCACGATCACCATCCAGACCGCCAATTCCAACGCCGCCGCGCAAAATTCGGCGGCCGCTTACCGTTCGGTGGTCGACGCCGCGCTGGCCAGCCCGGCTGGGGCCGCTACCAGCAAGACGGTGGCCATTTATGACAATATTGCCAGCCAGTCGCTGTTGGGCGGCAGCCTGTCGAGTATCGCCTTCAAATCGACCGTCGACTTCGGCGTCAGTGCCGCCAATGCGGGCTTGTGGACGATCCGTTCCGGCGTCGACTTTAGCAAGGGCGGCGCGATCTTCGTCGATGGCGTCGCCTATGGCTACAGCAGCAGCGATATGTACTGGGCCGGTGCGTACAATACGCCCGGACAGTACTTCAATATCGCGCTGAACCTGGCCGCCGGCAACCACACCTTGAACATCTATGGCCTGGAAGCCTGCTGCGGCGGTTTGCAGCAAGCCCAGTTCAAGGCTGGCAGCAGCGCCAGCTTCACCACTTTCAGCAATACCGACAACCTGGTGTCGCCGGTACCGGAACCCGGCATCTATGCGATGTTATTGATCGGCATGGGTTTGCTGGCTTTCAGCGCGCGGCGCGAAACGCGCGGCAGGTCGGACAAGTTTGCGGCGCAGGGTGTGCGTGCATAA
- a CDS encoding MmcQ/YjbR family DNA-binding protein, which translates to MVDLNELRYLALSFPDTTEEEHHDRPSFRVGGKIFATLPDDEHINVMLDAEAAHIATVITPDACEKLLWGERLAGITVKLAAAELDMLAAVLTAAWRRKAPGDLARSIDPATL; encoded by the coding sequence ATGGTTGATTTGAACGAGCTCAGGTATCTGGCGCTGTCATTTCCCGATACCACCGAGGAAGAACATCACGACCGCCCGTCATTCCGGGTCGGCGGCAAGATTTTCGCGACCTTGCCGGACGATGAGCATATCAATGTCATGCTGGACGCCGAAGCCGCCCATATCGCCACCGTCATCACGCCGGACGCCTGCGAAAAACTGCTGTGGGGAGAACGGCTGGCAGGCATCACGGTCAAGCTGGCCGCGGCCGAGCTGGACATGCTGGCCGCCGTGCTGACCGCGGCCTGGCGCCGCAAGGCTCCCGGCGACCTGGCCCGCTCGATCGATCCGGCAACCTTATGA
- a CDS encoding PaaI family thioesterase gives MEASDTLQTWLTEEAAIRARLGPAGVVGRDQLRENNGLDFMNGITAGKFPSAPIAELLGFIPVSMEAGRVVLQGTPRFDHYNPSGSVHGGYAATLLDTALGCAIHTMLPAGKGFSTLELKVNYIRAMSDQTGPVRAEGKVISVGGQVGIAEGRITDANGKLYAFATTTCLIFPI, from the coding sequence ATGGAAGCATCCGACACCCTGCAAACCTGGTTAACTGAAGAAGCGGCGATCCGCGCCAGGCTGGGCCCCGCGGGCGTGGTCGGCCGCGATCAGTTACGTGAAAATAATGGCCTGGATTTCATGAACGGCATCACGGCAGGGAAATTTCCATCGGCTCCGATTGCCGAATTGCTGGGTTTTATCCCGGTCAGCATGGAAGCCGGCAGGGTGGTGCTCCAGGGTACGCCGCGCTTCGACCATTACAACCCCAGCGGCAGCGTGCACGGCGGGTATGCGGCGACCCTGCTCGATACGGCGCTTGGTTGCGCAATCCACACGATGCTGCCGGCCGGCAAAGGCTTCAGCACGCTGGAATTGAAAGTGAACTACATCCGCGCGATGAGCGACCAGACCGGCCCGGTACGCGCGGAAGGCAAGGTCATCAGCGTCGGCGGCCAGGTCGGCATCGCCGAAGGCCGCATCACCGACGCCAATGGCAAGCTGTACGCGTTTGCCACCACCACTTGCCTGATTTTCCCCATCTAG
- a CDS encoding PQQ-dependent sugar dehydrogenase produces the protein MHRTSPIKSIRRQLAAALALLLAVPLVHAELPASGQPPAAQQAWRAVTVAGGIPNPWGLAWLPDGRALVTGKYGTLHVLNGQRFDTVALDGLPAVFSGGQGGLLDIALHPQDKDPNNVRVYMTMSTGDNQNNRSTLVQGLFDGKRVHSIRTLFKAIPDKSGGQHFGSRLLFLPDGSLLMSVADGGNPPLRIGNMLARDQAQNLGSHLGSILRLTDQGKAAPGNPLAARQGALPEIWSYGHRNVQGLARDPVSGRVWATEHGPYGGDELNLVEGGGNYGWPLQTYGADYQTHQPVGKHEVPGMINPKVAWVPSPAPSGLAVYNGGKIAAWNGSVFSGGLAAQDIRRIALDANGNVTGQERLAIGARVRDVRQGPDGQLYALTDESNGRLLRIVAE, from the coding sequence ATGCACCGAACCAGCCCGATCAAGTCCATCCGCCGCCAACTCGCCGCCGCGCTCGCGCTGCTGCTGGCCGTTCCCCTTGTCCACGCCGAATTGCCGGCCAGCGGACAGCCGCCGGCCGCGCAGCAGGCGTGGCGCGCCGTCACCGTGGCCGGCGGCATTCCCAATCCGTGGGGCCTGGCCTGGCTGCCGGATGGCCGCGCGCTGGTCACCGGCAAATACGGCACGCTGCATGTGTTGAACGGCCAGCGTTTCGACACGGTCGCGCTGGATGGCTTGCCGGCCGTATTTTCCGGTGGGCAGGGTGGTTTGCTCGATATCGCGCTGCATCCGCAAGACAAGGATCCGAATAATGTGCGGGTGTATATGACCATGTCGACCGGCGATAACCAGAATAACCGCAGCACGCTGGTTCAGGGCCTGTTCGACGGCAAGCGGGTGCACAGCATCAGGACGCTGTTCAAGGCGATACCCGACAAGAGCGGCGGCCAGCATTTCGGTTCGCGCCTGTTGTTCTTGCCGGACGGTAGCCTGTTGATGAGCGTCGCCGATGGCGGCAATCCGCCGCTGCGCATCGGCAATATGCTGGCGCGCGACCAGGCCCAGAACCTGGGCAGCCACCTCGGTTCGATCTTGCGGCTGACCGACCAGGGCAAGGCCGCGCCCGGCAATCCGCTGGCGGCAAGACAGGGCGCGCTGCCGGAAATCTGGTCCTACGGCCACCGTAACGTGCAGGGACTGGCGCGCGATCCGGTCTCCGGACGGGTCTGGGCCACCGAACACGGTCCCTATGGCGGCGATGAGCTGAACCTGGTCGAAGGCGGCGGCAATTACGGCTGGCCCTTGCAAACCTACGGCGCCGATTACCAGACCCACCAGCCGGTCGGCAAGCATGAAGTGCCCGGCATGATCAATCCGAAAGTGGCGTGGGTGCCGTCGCCGGCGCCGTCCGGCCTGGCGGTGTATAACGGCGGCAAGATCGCGGCATGGAACGGCAGCGTCTTCAGCGGCGGGCTGGCGGCGCAGGATATCCGCCGCATCGCGCTCGACGCCAACGGCAACGTCACCGGCCAGGAACGGCTGGCCATCGGTGCCCGCGTGCGCGACGTGCGGCAAGGGCCGGATGGCCAGCTGTATGCGCTGACCGATGAAAGCAATGGCCGCTTGCTGCGTATCGTCGCCGAGTAA
- a CDS encoding efflux RND transporter periplasmic adaptor subunit has translation MASLGLAACGEASKPAPATVPQVSVQTVRHGGVPLSVELPGRTAAFLVAEVRARVDGVVLKRSFDEGADVRAGQPLYQIDPAPFRAALANAEASLQRAQANLVANNAQLERYKILITGNAVSKQAYDNALAAQLQSAADVAAARASVTTAGINLAYTSVTAPIAGRSSVSQVTQGGYVQGGAATLLTTVQQIDPMYVDLQQSSAEGLALRRQLAEGSLKSGGPEQASVTLKLEDGSTYAQAGTLEFSGVTVNQATGSVTLRARFPNPQHLLLPGMFVRASVNQGVRQNALLVPVQAITRNPLGEATVMLAGTDGKTELRKVNAGTLLHGNWVIDAGLKDGERVIVSGVQKIKPGTTVKAVEADAAPSAQAASQPAAQSALAQRS, from the coding sequence GTGGCCAGCCTCGGTTTGGCGGCCTGTGGCGAGGCCAGCAAACCCGCGCCCGCCACCGTGCCGCAAGTGAGCGTGCAAACGGTGCGCCATGGCGGCGTGCCGCTCAGCGTCGAATTGCCCGGCCGTACCGCCGCCTTCCTGGTGGCCGAAGTCCGCGCGCGCGTCGATGGCGTGGTGCTGAAACGCAGTTTCGACGAAGGCGCCGATGTGCGCGCCGGCCAGCCGCTATACCAGATCGACCCGGCGCCGTTCCGCGCCGCGCTGGCCAACGCCGAAGCGTCGCTGCAGCGGGCCCAGGCCAACCTGGTCGCCAATAACGCGCAGCTGGAACGCTACAAGATCCTGATCACCGGCAACGCGGTCAGCAAGCAGGCCTACGACAACGCGCTGGCGGCGCAATTGCAGTCGGCCGCCGACGTCGCCGCCGCCAGGGCCAGCGTCACCACCGCCGGCATCAACCTGGCCTACACCAGCGTGACGGCGCCGATCGCCGGCCGCTCCAGCGTGTCGCAAGTGACCCAGGGCGGGTATGTGCAAGGCGGCGCGGCCACGCTGCTGACCACGGTGCAGCAAATCGATCCGATGTATGTCGACTTGCAGCAGTCGAGCGCCGAGGGCCTGGCCTTGCGCCGCCAGCTGGCCGAGGGCAGCCTGAAAAGCGGCGGCCCGGAACAGGCCAGCGTGACGCTGAAGCTGGAAGACGGCAGCACCTATGCACAAGCGGGCACGCTGGAATTTTCCGGCGTCACGGTGAACCAGGCCACCGGCTCGGTGACCTTGCGGGCGCGCTTCCCGAACCCGCAGCATTTGCTGTTGCCGGGCATGTTCGTGCGCGCCTCGGTGAACCAGGGCGTGCGCCAGAATGCGCTGCTGGTGCCGGTACAGGCAATCACCCGCAATCCGCTGGGCGAAGCGACGGTGATGCTGGCCGGCACCGATGGCAAGACCGAATTGCGCAAGGTTAACGCCGGCACGCTGTTGCACGGCAATTGGGTGATCGACGCCGGCTTGAAGGATGGCGAGCGGGTGATCGTCAGCGGCGTGCAAAAAATCAAGCCCGGCACGACGGTCAAGGCGGTCGAGGCGGATGCCGCCCCCTCCGCCCAGGCCGCCAGCCAGCCGGCCGCCCAGTCCGCGCTGGCGCAACGCTCATAA